One stretch of Salvelinus sp. IW2-2015 unplaced genomic scaffold, ASM291031v2 Un_scaffold2053, whole genome shotgun sequence DNA includes these proteins:
- the LOC112072827 gene encoding claudin-20, with protein sequence MASSTMQILAFALALLGVLGATVATLLPNWKVSADVGSNIMTAISQMQGLWMDCTWYSTGVFSCTLKYSVLSLPAYLQTARTTMVLSCMMGCLGLCLAVLGLKCTRWGGSHRAKGHAAIAAGGCFILAGILCLVPASWFTNEVITTFLDSNVPESSKYEPGGAVYVTFVSAGFLLAGGVIFCLSCPGKRDYTSTSTSTTFPDKLLQQQINQEQLQRDLIQCDLIQREQQQREQKDFKQQTSPNEQSSQEQLQWVDKGSQGKVQAADDIQQEKPLHEDKGTQQFYSPSRVPPKDTRAGYSLQDYV encoded by the coding sequence ATGGCGTCCTCCACCATGCAGATCCTCGCCTTCGCCCTGGCGCTGCTGGGCGTCCTGGGCGCCACCGTGGCCACGCTGCTGCCCAACTGGAAGGTGAGTGCTGACGTGGGCTCCAACATCATGACTGCCATCTCCCAGATGCAGGGGCTGTGGATGGACTGCACCTGGTACAGCACCGGCGTGTTCAGCTGCACCTTGAAGTACTCCGTGCTGTCGCTGCCCGCCTACCTGCAGACCGCCAGGACGACAATGGTTCTATCGTGCATGATGGGTTGCCTGGGCCTCTGTCTCGCTGTCCTAGGGCTGAAGTGCACCCGCTGGGGGGGCAGTCACCGGGCAAAGGGGCACGCGGCCATTGCCGCGGGGGGTTGCTTCATCCTGGCTGGCATTCTCTGCCTGGTGCCCGCTTCCTGGTTCACCAACGAGGTCATCACCACCTTCCTGGACTCCAACGTGCCCGAGAGCAGTAAATACGAGCCTGGGGGGGCCGTGTACGTGACCTTTGTCTCTGCCGGCTTCCTGCTTGCCGGTGGGGTCATCTTTTGTTTGTCGTGTCCCGGAAAAAGAGACTACACCTCgacctccacctctaccacctTTCCtgacaaactactgcagcagcaGATAAACCAGGAGCAACTACAGCGCGACCTGATACAGTGTGACCTGATACAGCGCGAGCAACAGCAACGGGAGCAGAAGGACTTTAAACAGCAGACGTCGCCTAATGAGCAGTCGAGCCAGGAGCAGCTACAGTGGGTTGACAAAGGGTCCCAGGGTAAGGTCCAAGCAGCTGACGACATCCAGCAGGAGAAGCCTCTACATGAAGACAAGGGAACGCAGCAGTTCTACTCTCCATCCAGAGTCCCTCCAAAAGACACCCGGGCTGGCTACAGCCTGCAGGACTATGTTTAA